ACTGTCAACTGGAAAGTTGCTTAAAGTACCACAGTGGAAACTAGTAATACCAATCACCACCAACATAAAAACAATTCAGTTCATATTTGTGAAATCCACAAGTTAGGCACACCAATCCCAGCTCTACACACTATACAGAATTCTGTACTTCTAAAGGAAGTTTTGGCACAAAAAATAAGTGCAGGCAGCAAACTGGACAGAGGTGAGGTCATTCCTGAATGGAAGAGGGAAAATCAGATAGATCCATATGTACTTAGAGCTCTGCCCAACAATGACTGTTCAGCAAAGGGCATGCTCACTTGGGATATTATAATGAACCACCTTACTTGATTAGGAAAGGTACACTATGAATTGGTCAAGAATGGAGGCAAGAATTCCAGCAGCAATCACATTTCCTTCTAGGTTTTCAATTAGAAATCATCAGGGGGAGGAAGAAACAATAATTACAAATCGGTTCATAAACCAGAGCCTGTAAACTGACAATTAACAAATGATTAAGTTTCATCATCTAGTTCTCTTCAATTTTCTGGTAGATTTAAACAATTCAGACCATCTCTCACACTGTTCACAAACCATATTATAATTTTGGTCCATTTTACTGGCTATCTTCTAGATCATCTATCAGCTACAAATCACAGTCACCAGAGCACCTGCCACAGCTTTTGGCTTACAGAATGGATGTCTAGTTATATCTCAGCTTTCCactgtaataaaaagaaatgccaaaagATACTCTAACAACAGAGTACGCATGTTTTTGAATATGAGGCTGAATACCTGTCCCCTGTGGTTGTATGAGATTTATGATAATAAGCATTCCCCCTACTTAAATAtatgaataaaatattctactttaaaaacaagtaCTATAGCTTTGTTAGAATATAAAAGAGATGCAAGACAATATGTgtatttaaaacactgaaaagggATAATTCTCTTAAAAGTAATTGGAAAATAGTTAATATCACATTAATCAAGTTCTACATGCACTGTGATAACTAACCGGCTCCAGGACTTTGAGTCCTTACGTATGTCCTTCCACCAAGTCACATAATTGACATTATGTTATTAAACAGTATGCTCAAGTTGCACTGATTGAACTGTAACACGGTGCTCTATATTAAATTGAGGTTTTCACAGCTTCTTTGGTTCAAAATGCACAATATGATGTGTGTTCTTTTGGTGAACATCTATTCTTATGATAatatagaattttaaaaataatctctctGTAGTTTGGGTACCTGTAACACAAGAGGCATATTGCTGTAAATGGAACAAACCATGGTGAAAAATGTTCTTGAATTTAAGAACTGGGTATTCAGTGCTGCACTTATTTGACGCCTGGGATTCTTACCTGTGTCAAAGAATGCCTCCATAATCTTTCATCTTACTATTTTAATTCCCTAAAACCAGAGGTTTAGAATACAGAAACTGATGAAGCAACATCCTTcctatttgcattttttccttgtaCAGTTTCAATGTATTTGACCTAACATAACTAATTCCTGGTTTTTGTTCCCACCATAATGTATTTACACAGATCAGTTACAATCTCTCCTACACACTATCTTTTCCtgacagaaaataatctttttgtTTTACATAGAAAGCTATCTTAGGAAATTCTGTAGCCCCTAGTCTGAATTCTGAAACAAAAGGTGGTCTGAACACCATACAGAAATCCAATCAGAGTCTTACCAGGTTCTATTATAACAGcttttctgctgctcctcctaCAAAACACAGTAGGTCATGGAATTATCTAGAAAACCAACCTGCATTTTCTCTGACCCACATCACACCAGCAGCTCAGTTCCCGGAAAACTGATTATTATAggtttttcctgtcttttgaCATTTCCAACTGAGAAGATCTCAAACTGTAACAATAAGGATTATCTTCTCATCATTCAAGACTGAAACATACCTTCTTTAATTTCAtcccattttaatttttctagtaTATCAGTACTGATCCTGCGCAATACTGACAATGTCTGCAGCATAAGGCACCACCAGTCAGCTTGGATATAAATTCATTAAtcctaaaataaagcatttctgtttAAACGACCAATGCAGACTAAGCACAACCATTTGAAATGCatgctgtaaaagaaaaatggcaactAACATCTTACCTTGTCCTAAGAGCCACCCAAGCAGCATCAATATCAGCATACAGATTCTTCTCTGTTGGCTTCCCAGAACTTGCACCATATCCAGAATAATCATAGGAGAATATGTTGCAATTAATCCGTGAACCCAGTCCTATGTAAAAGCTGCTCATCTGACCCAAGTCAACAGCATTTCCGTGTGAGAAGAGCAAAGTGTATTTGGCGTTAGGCGAACAACGCACAAACATACAGGCAATCCTGTTACCTTTACTTGTTCTAGTCATGAAGCACTCAATGGCCTCTTTTTCTCTAGAAGAATATTGCCAGTCTGCTCGCTCTGAGAGATGTAAAGTCCAGCGACTACCACTCTCATCACACATCAGTGTGTATGTGGGATCAGGAGGTAAGAATGCCAGTTTGGAGGCAATTTTCCCTGGGCATGGCGGACAACAGAACAGGCAACACAGTTCACTAAAGGAAAGATTATTCATCTTCCAGtctgaaacaggaaaagagaatgGTATCAGTTTCTAGTTACAATcctatatattaaaaaaaaaaaaaagtggaaaatgtaaaattaaccTCTCTAGAAGATAATACATCATTTTAGTGGAAACATTTAACAAAACAGATATATAATAGCTTATTTGATATTATTAGAATGAGCATATTAAAGATATTATTAGAGTGAGCATATTATTAAAGAGTGGTAACTTGAAAGCCCTGCCAGGTATTAAAGCTAAAATATTATTactcagggaaagaaaacatgagTTTTGGAGAGTTTCTTTTGAGGAAATGAAGTACACCATCTTGAGCCTTTAAGAGAAGTGTTCATGTCATTGACAAATACATATGATGAAGaacaattaaaatatgtttcagtGTTTGCACAATACTAATGTTATGCAGCTCAAAAATCACTATAGCATTTCCTAAATAGAATATGTATTGCAGTCATCAATTATGGGCTCCTGCAAGCAGTATCAGCCATATGAAAGGTGCATGAAGGTCAAAACctagaaggaaaaacaagatgcTTCTGCTAGCTTAGCAAACACTGTACACTACAGTCCAGTCATAAACTTTTCCTTGCTCCACATACTGGCTGACATGTTTCCAAACccttcaaataaattattagtTAAGGTTTCCTGCATTGCACATAGGAATTGGGATTACAGTAATGATATGGCTATTTTTCTTCTGCGCTTTAACAAAAATATCCCAAAACAAATGTTCTATCACAGATACTTGCAAAATCAATATAATCTATACTATCAATTCAAACCATTGGTTAACAGAGTggtacaagaggaaaaaaaaaaaaaaaaaaggtaaacacACATACACCCAAAGCAAGCTAGATAATGATACAGTTGCCCTGAAAGGCAGGCATTGTGTCTTTTTAATTTACAGTTTGGAGAAGGTGGTGGGGAATGGGGGATCCTTCGTTGCGACAATACTTTTTCCTAAAAGGTAGGAAGAGCAATGAAATCTGCCAAGAGCCATGCTGGAAACCAGCACACCTAAGATAAGCATTTACACTACTTTCCTTGTGTTAAGTATCTCAAGTTTCATCTCAACTTAAACAACTTTTCCACCCCAAATCTCTCTACAGGTCTCAAACTCAGTTCCTGCCAGGTCACTGCAAACAGAAACGCTCTTGCAGTTTCATGTATCAACTTTGACTGCTAGATCCAAGTTTACAAATGGGAATAAAACAAACTGATTTCTGATGTCTACAGTTCCATGTTGTTTCAGAACTACTTGGGTAATCAAGCAATAAAATCTTACCGCTAGCTATAATATTTGGCAATATTTAGATCATATTTCAAAGTTTGTTCTTTAACTCATATACAAGCATAGTTTACATGCATGTACAAAATCCTGTTTAGAAAAGCTTTAAGGACACTGCTGTAAGTTCTGAATGTGTGAATGTCTCTTTCCTGTAGTAGATCATGAATTCACACTGCACACAACGTTACACAGACTACACTTGTAGAATAGTAAACATAGGCACAGCCATACAGTTCAATAAACAGCATGATCATTCTTGGAATACTACTCCTCTTTGTCGGccacaaaaccttttttttttcccccacaggCTGCTACAGCCAAGTGCTTTCACTCTTAGTCTCCAGTGTTCttaaaaaacagagggaaatcACACATGGGTGACTGACACTGCCAACTTAGAGGAGATGGTAGGAAAAGTATACTGATCACCTCCCACAAAAAGGTAGATGGTCTCTTAAAAGAAGATCCTGAATAAACAACCATTATTTCTGCcagctaaagaaaaaacaacctcaTGCATTTATGTAATCAGCACAAGTAGTCACTCAAATCCAGAAAATCTCATCTGTTCCCCATCAGGTGATATGACCTGGACATTATGCTTAATTTTAACCTGCAAATCAGGACAATAAGTGGAGGAGGTCTATGGACTGGCAAAAGGCTTGGGCCATCTCATGCACACGAAAAACTCaataaatttttcctttttctcttacAGCTGTGAGCACCAAAGGAGCTTTCACCTCTACATAGAAAGCTCATGTTCACAGCCCAGAGAAACTGCCGTGATGCCTCAAcaggtttttgttgtgtgttttgttttgttttctgcaagaAGGGCTTATGACCCAGTATTCAACTACACTTCTATTTCTATCAGAAACTATTAAACTAATCTGTTCCAAATAAGTTTTCCCATCTTTTCAGAAAAGATGAAGGACAAAGCTAGATACTATGATTTATTCtatctagaggaaaaaaaaaaaaatttacatgaGAAATTTAGAAGCATACTCCAAAAGTGAGGTATAAATAGTCTGTTCTGCCCAGGAACAGAAAATTGCACTCTATTCCAGCATACAACGAAAGCTACAGAATCTTTTACTAGCTTCTCTATCCACTtgtcagaaagaattaaaacagGAATTTACATTATTAATAACCATAAACAGCCCAGCAACACTACAAATACAATCTCATTACGAAAATATTTGCTATTTGTCAAAgtcatttcagaaaactggaaaaaatgggCTATTGCCACATATGGCAAATGACTTATGCTGAAGACCATGGCTAAAGTCTTATTTCTCCCCTATATTAATGTAGACTTTGTATAGTGTCCACGCAATGCAATGGAAACTCTATCTAGTGACCATAAAGATTATTACTCCAGAGGAGTTCTCCATCCAAAGTGCACCAActcttatttaaaacaaatacttgctactttcttcattgggaagacacaagaaaaacagcagattCCTAGCATCACTAACTGAACAAATCTCACACAAACACCTACTGAACTTCCTCAAAGGATACCTTCAACTAAATTCGAACAATGTTTCTATTATAATAGAACTGGTTTGTCATCCATTGTATTCACGAGCGTGTTCTCAGCCTCCGGATCTAGAACAGAACCAGGATGTGCAAGAGTCCACAGGGTGTATAGAGTACGACTGATATCACCGTTTAAAAGTTCAACTGAATCAGCATTTCAGTGTAGTAGTTATCCACCAGATGTCATAATTTAACTTCAAACAAACAGGCATCATCTTTCTTCAAAACTTATACTGTTCAGATAATTCAATGAGGGATTATATTTAATGTTACCCCCAATAGTGTTTCTTTAACGTTCTTAATGTTATAAAACATGTAACATGACTGCCTAATGATTCATACAGCCAGAAATTATTATGGTAATAATTCAAAGTCACAAAACCCCCTTCATTTAGCATCACCCAAGCTTGGTAAAAGCTTCGGAGACCACCAGTCTTAAGAGAGACCAGTTACTTTATTAAATCTAAAACATGATTTAAGGGAAGCAAACAAGGTATCATGAGTGaagttgcattaaaaaaaaaaccaaaacaaaacaaaacaacaacaacaaaaacaggctT
The Columba livia isolate bColLiv1 breed racing homer chromosome Z, bColLiv1.pat.W.v2, whole genome shotgun sequence genome window above contains:
- the ABHD17B gene encoding alpha/beta hydrolase domain-containing protein 17B, with the translated sequence MNNLSFSELCCLFCCPPCPGKIASKLAFLPPDPTYTLMCDESGSRWTLHLSERADWQYSSREKEAIECFMTRTSKGNRIACMFVRCSPNAKYTLLFSHGNAVDLGQMSSFYIGLGSRINCNIFSYDYSGYGASSGKPTEKNLYADIDAAWVALRTRYGIRPENVIIYGQSIGTVPSVDLAARYESAAVILHSPLTSGMRVAFPDTKKTYCFDAFPNIDKISKITSPVLIIHGTEDEVIDFSHGLALFERCQRPVEPLWVEGAGHNDVELYGQYLERLKQFVSHELKNL